From Corvus cornix cornix isolate S_Up_H32 chromosome 1A, ASM73873v5, whole genome shotgun sequence, a single genomic window includes:
- the GRAP2 gene encoding GRB2-related adapter protein 2 isoform X2 codes for MEAIAKFDFTASGEDELSFQAGDMLKILSSQEEWYKAELRSHEGYVPKNFIDFHVPPWFDEKISRHEAENLLMSKGVGCFVVRASQNSHGDFSISVRHEDDVQHFKVMRDSKGSYYLWTEKFHSLNKLVDYYKTASISRQKQIFLKDNSQEEKERRGGSLERIGREGFHLGGAAGEDRSAISKRYVEHPIPILQQQQERYGGSLDRKDMLQGLRDHGQGNAGAMQRRHTDPLHQQTPRTLWVRALYDFDAMEHDELGFRSGDILEVLDNSNPSWWKGRLRGELGLFPANYVTPVLL; via the exons ATTTTGAGCTCCCAGGAAGAGTGGTACAAGGCTGAGCTCAGGAGTCACGAGGGCTACGTTCCTAAGAACTTCATTGATTTCCATGTTCCCCC CTGGTTTGATGAGAAGATATCCCGCCACGAAGCAGAAAACCTTCTCATGAGCAAAGGAGTTGGCTGCTTTGTTGTCCGAGCCAGTCAGAACTCTCATGGTGACTTTTCCATCTCTGTCAG GCATGAAGATGATGTGCAACACTTCAAAGTGATGAGGGATTCAAAGGGTAGCTATTACTTGTGGACAGAGAAATTCCACTCACTAAACAAGCTGGTGGACTACTACAAGACAGCTTCCATCTCCAGGCAGAAGCAGATCTTCCTAAAGGACAACAGCCAAGAAGAGAAG GAGAGGCGTGGTGGGAGCCTGGAACGGATAGGTCGGGAAGGATTCCacctgggaggagcagctggagaagatcGTTCTGCTATTTCCAAGAGATACGTAGAGCATCCTATTCCCATACTGCAGCAGCAACAG gaAAGATATGGTGGGAGTCTGGACAGGAAAGATATGCTGCAAGGACTAAGGGATCATGGCCAAGGAAATGCAGGAGCTATGCAACGGAGACACACAGACCCACTGCACCAGCAGACACCG CGAACGCTGTGGGTCCGTGCCTTGTACGACTTTGATGCTATGGAGCACGATGAGCTGGGCTTCCGCAGTGGAGATATCTTAGAGGTCCTGGACAACTCCAACCCATCCTGGTGGAAAGGACGTCTGCGTGGGGAACTGGGTCTCTTCCCTGCCAACTACGTCACACCAGTTCTGCTGTGA